One window from the genome of Opisthocomus hoazin isolate bOpiHoa1 chromosome 11, bOpiHoa1.hap1, whole genome shotgun sequence encodes:
- the UQCRC1 gene encoding cytochrome b-c1 complex subunit 1, mitochondrial, whose product MAASSVCRAGRALLRGPRPSAALLTLTRNRGAATYAQTLQNIPETQVTTLDNGLRVASEESNQPTCTVGLWIGAGSRYENEKNNGAGYFLEHLAFKGTKKRPGAAFEKEVESMGAHLNGYTSREQTAYYIKALSKDMPKVVELLADIVQNCALEESQIEKERGVILQELKEIDSSLTDVTFDYLHATAFQGTALAHTVEGTTENVKHLTRADLASYVDTHFKAPRMVLAAAGGISHKELVDVARQHFSGVPFTYKEDAVPILPRCRFTGSEIRARDDALPVAHIALAVEGPGWADPDNVVLNVANAIMGRYDRTFGGGKNQSSRLATLAVEHNLCHSFQTFNTSYSDTGLFGFHFVSDPLSIDDMLFCAQGEWMRLCTSTTESEVKRAKNNLRNAMVAQLDGTTPVCENIGSHLLNYGRRIPLEEWDARIAAVDARMVREVCSKYIYDKCPAIAAVGPIEQLLDYNRIRSAMYWIRF is encoded by the exons ATGGCGGCTTCCTCTGTgtgccgggccgggcgggcgctgcTGCGGGGCCCTCGGCCCTCC gcAGCTTTATTGACTTTGACAAGGAACCGAGGTGCTGCCACCTATGCCCAGACACTCCAGAATATCCCCGAGACCCAGGTCACCACTCTGGACAATGGTCTCCGTGTAGCTTCGGAGGAGTCCAACCAGCCGACATGTACG GTGGGCCTGTGGATCGGGGCAGGGAGCCGCTATGAAAACGAGAAGAACAACGGGGCTGGTTACTTCCTGGAACATCTGGCCTTTAAG GGCACAAAGAAGCGTCCTGGCGCTGCCTTTGAGAAGGAAGTGGAGAGTATGGGTGCTCACCTGAATGGCTACACCTCGCGGGAGCAGACTGCCTATTACATAAAAGCCTTGTCCAAGGACATGCCCAAAG TTGTAGAGCTTCTGGCTGACATTGTGCAGAACTGTGCACTGGAGGAGTCTCAGATCGAGAAGGAACGTGGCGTCATCCTTCAGGAGTTGAAAGAAATCGACAGCAGTTTGACGGATGTTACCTTTGATTACCTTCATGCCACTGCTTTCCAGGGGACTGCGCTGGCCCACACTGTCGAGGGGACCACAGAGAACGTCAA GCATCTGACACGAGCAGATCTAGCTTCATACGTTGATACTCACTTCAAGGCACCTCGTATggtcctggcagctgctggag GTATTTCCCACAAAGAGCTGGTAGATGTAGCTAGGCAACACTTCAGTGGAGTGCCTTTTACATACAAAGAGGATGCAGTGCCTATCCTGCCGCGCTGTCGCTTCACAGGGAGTGAG ATCCGTGCCAGAGATGATGCTCTGCCCGTTGCCCATATTGCTCTTGCCGTGGAGGGGCCAGGATGGGCTGATCCAGACAACGTTGTCCTCAATGTGGCTAATGCTATCATGGGACGCTACGACCGCACTTTTGGAGGTGGTAAG AATCAGTCCAGCAGGCTGGCGACGCTTGCTGTGGAGCATAATCTCTGCCACAGTTTCCAGACTTTCAACACCTCTTACTCTGATACCGGCCTCTTCGGTTTCCATTTTGTTTCCGATCCTCTGTCCATAGATGACATGCTGTTTTGTGCTCAGGGGGAATG GATGCGTCTGTGTACTAGTACCACAGAGTCAGAGGTGAAGAGAGCCAAGAACAATCTCCGAAATGCCATGGTGGCTCAACTGGACG GTACTACCCCAGTATGTGAGAATATTGGAAGCCATCTCTTAAACTACGGACGCCGTATTCCGCTGGAGGAATGGGATGCCAGGATTGCT GCCGTTGATGCAAGAATGGTGAGAGAGGTCTGCAGTAAATATATTTATGACAAATGCCCGGCAATTGCAGCAGTTG GTCCCATTGAACAGCTCTTGGATTACAACCGTATCCGCAGTGCCATGTACTGGATCCGTTTCTAG
- the SLC26A6 gene encoding solute carrier family 26 member 6 codes for MAAEMVLSRRVPREVLSEADLEEVAQRKPPTKPLLRGCLHRTRCSVSTAKSLLFRFLPFLHWLPRYPFKDWLLGDIISGFSVGIMHLPQGLAYALLAGLPAVTGLYSSFYPVFLYFFFGTSRHNSVGPFAVISVMIGSLTESLLPSEMFMESINGTNTTMVNEEERDAARVEMVATITVLTGIFQVALGLLQFGFVVTYLSDPLVRGYTTAASVHVLVSQLKNVFGVSMAEKSGPLSLFTTIIEICKKLPETNVGTLVTAIIAMVAIFIVKELNHKFAAKLPMPIPIELITIIISTGISYGVNLNAKFGISVVGNIPSGLKPPVVPNFSYFGQVVGNAFAIAVVGYAICISLGKIFALKHGYKVDSNQELIALGFCNFLGGFFQCFAISCSMSRSLVQESTGGNSQVAGVIASLVILVTILKIGELFRDLPKAILSAIIIINLKGMFKQFNDLCMLWKSNRVDLMVWIVTFVATLMLNLDIGLGASVAFGLLTVIFRTQLPHYSILGRISDTNIYRDVAEYQMAQEVPGVKIFRSSSTLYFANVELYAETLKKKSGINVDRLIEKKKKAIKKLKKQQKKAEKEKAKRKKDAEHGRNGPAVSVIELSGAEGSTPPEPTLHTLGLPQPDFHAVVLDFSPVSFVDTVSIKILKNIFRDFHEIEVDVFVAGCPVPVLAQLEKGNFFSAAITKHSFFPSVHDAVVHISGAQRQASVDLSTRM; via the exons ATGGCAGCAGAGATGGTGCTGAGCCGCCGGGTGCCCCGCGAGGTGCTGAGCGAGGCTGACCTGGAGGAGGTGGCGCAGCGGAAGCCTCCCACCAAGCCCTTGCTGCGCGGCTGTCTCCACAGGACCAG aTGCTCAGTCTCCACCGCCAAGTCCCTGCTCTTCCGATTCCTGCCCTTCCTGCACTGGCTGCCCCGCTACCCGTTCAAGGACTGGCTCCTGGGAGACATCATCTCGGGCTTCAGTGTGGGCATCATGCACCTGCCCCAGG GGCTTGCCTACGcgctgctggctgggctgccgGCTGTCACCGGTCTCTATTCCTCCTTCTACCCCGTCTTCCTCTACTTCTTCTTCGGGACATCCAGGCACAATTCCGTGG GCCCCTTTGCCGTCATCTCTGTCATGATTGGGAGCCTGACGGAGTCCCTGTTGCCCAGCGAGATGTTCATGGAGTCCATCAATGGCACCAACACCACAATGGTCAATGAGGAAGAGCGGGACGCTGCCAGGGTGGAGATGGTGGCCACCATTACTGTCCTGACGGGCATCTTCCAG GTGGCCCTGGGCCTCCTGCAGTTTGGCTTCGTGGTGACCTACCTCTCAGACCCACTGGTGCGTGGCTACACCACCGCTGCCTCTGTGCATGTTCTCGTCTCCCAGCTCAAGAACGTCTTTGGGGTCTCCATGGCCGAGAAGTCAGGGCCGCTTTCACTGTTCACG ACCATCATTGAGATCTGCAAGAAGCTGCCAGAGACCAATGTGGGCACCCTGGTGACAGCCATCATTGCCATGGTGGCCATCTTCATCGTGAAAGAGCTCAACCACAAGTTTGCTGCCAAGCTACCTATGCCCATCCCCATCGAGCTAATCACG ATCATCATCTCCACCGGTATCTCCTACGGCGTCAACCTGAACGCCAAGTTTGGAATCTCTGTGGTGGGCAACATCCCCAGCGG GTTGAAGCCGCCCGTGGTCCCTAACTTCAGCTACTTTGGGCAGGTGGTGGGCAACGCGTTCGCCATTGCCGTGGTGGGCTACGCCATCTGCATCTCCCTGGGCAAGATCTTTGCCCTGAAGCACGGCTACAAAGTGGACAGCAACCAG gagcTGATTGCGCTGGGCTTCTGCAACTTCCTGGGGGGCTTCTTCCAGTGTTTCGCCATCAGCTGCTCCATGTCACGGAGTCTGGTGCAGGAGAGCACAGGGGGCAACAGCCAGGTAG CCGGCGTCATCGCATCCCTGGTCATCCTGGTGACCATCCTGAAGATAGGAGAACTCTTCCGGGACCTGCCCAAG GCCATCTTGTCtgccatcatcatcatcaacctCAAGGGCATGTTCAAGCAGTTCAACGACCTCTGCATGCTCTGGAAGTCCAACCGGGTGGACCTG ATGGTCTGGATTGTGACGTTCGTGGCCACCCTCATGCTGAACTTGGACATCGGCCTGGGGGCTTCGGTGGCCTTCGGGCTGCTCACCGTCATCTTCCGCACCCAGCT CCCCCACTACTCTATCTTGGGACGCATCTCCGACACCAACATCTACAGGGACGTGGCTGAATACCAGATG GCACAGGAGGTCCCGGGGGTGAAGATCTTCCGCTCCTCCTCTACGCTCTACTTTGCCAACGTGGAGCTGTACGCTGAGACCCTGAAGAAGAAG AGTGGCATCAACGTGGACCGCCTGATCGAGAAGAAGAAGAAGGCcatcaagaagctgaagaaacagcagaagaaagcagagaaggagaaggcaaagaggaaaaag gATGCGGAGCATGGGCGCAATGGTCCGGCCGTGTCGGTGATCGAGCTGAGCGGCGCGGAGGGCAGCACACCCCCCGAGCCCACCCTGCACACCCTGGGGCTGCCCCAACCCGACTTCCACGCTGTCGTCTTGGACTTCAGCCCCGTCAGCTTCGTGGACACCGTCTCCATCAAGATCCTGAAGAAC ATCTTCAGGGATTTCCATGAGATTGAAGTGGACGTCTTCGTTGCCGGCTGCCCGG TGCCTGTCCTTGCCCAGCTGGAGAAGGGCAACTTCTTCAGCGCAGCCATCACCAAGCACAGCTTCTTCCCCTCGGTGCACGACGCCGTGGTCCACATCAGCGGGGCACAGCGCCAGGCCTCG GTGGACCTCAGCACTCGAATGTAG